DNA from Massilia antarctica:
GAAATCTACAACCGCACCGCCTTCGAGCTGTACGCGCCGGTGCCGGACGACGTGCACGCCGCCCACAGCATCTATTTCCAGGCGCTGGGCGAACATGGCTTTGTCGGGCTCGGCATTTATCTGTTGCTGGCTTTCCTCACCTGGCGCAAGGCGGCCTGGATCGTGCGCGTGACGGCGAAACGGGAGGACCTGAAATGGGCCGGGGACCTTGCCCGCATGATCCAGGTGAGCCTGATCGGCTTCGGCGTGGGCGGCGCCTTCCTCAGCCTGCTGTATTACGACGTGCCGTATTACCTGATGGCGGCAATCGTGAGCACCGGTTATATCGTCGAGAAAGTGCTGGAAGCCGAGGCGGCCGCGGCCAGGGCGGCCGTGCGCGATGCGGCCCGCGCGGCCCGCATCGATGCCGAAGCCCAGGCCCAGGCCGCGCGGCCGGCCGCGTCATGACCCTATTCACCATGAAAGAGCATGCCATGCCGCTACAGCGCACCGACCGCTTCGATTCCGGCCCCGCCGGCCCGGCCTGGGCCGGCATGGCCAGCCACGCCATGCGCCATCTGGGCTTCCTGGGCAGCGCGCGCCAGCGGCTGTCGATCCTGATCTTTCACCGGGTGCTGGCGCAGCAGGATACGATTTTTCCGGACGAGGTCGACGCGCGCCGCTTCGATGCGCAGCTGACCCAGCTGAAGCAGTGCTTCAATCTCATCTCGCTGGCCGATGGCGTGCGCGGATTGAAGGCGGGCAAGCTGCCGCCGCGTGCGGCTTGCATCACTTTCGACGACGGCTATGCCGACAACGCCCAGATCGCCTTGCCGATCCTGCAGCGGCATGGGGTGCACGCCACGTTTTTCATCGCCAGCGGCTTCCTGGACGGCGGGCGCATGTGGAACGACACGGTGATCGAGCTGATCCGCCGGGCGCCGGAGCGGATCGACCTGCGCCCGGCCGGGCAGGGCGAGTTCGTGCTCGATACGGTGGCCAGGCGGCAGGCGGCAATTTCGACCCTGCTGGGCGCGCTCAAGTACCTGCCGCTCGACGAACGCCTGCTCAAGGTGGCGGCGCTGTGCGCGCTGGTGCCGGTGGCGCTGCCCGACGACCTGATGATGACGTCCGAACAGGTACGCATGATGCACCGGGCCGGCATGGAGATCGGCGCGCATACGGTGAACCATCCGATCGTGGCGCGCATGGATGCGGCCGGGGCGCGCCAGGAAATTGCCGATGGCAAGGCCGCGCTGGAAGCGATCATCGGCGCACCGGTGCGGCTGTTCGCCTATCCGAACGGCAAGCCGGGGCAGGATTACCTGGCCGAGCATGTGGCCATCGTCAAGGAGCTGGGCTTCGAGGCGGCGGTGTCGACTTCGTGGGGCGCGGCGCGGCCCGGGGGCGACCTGTTCCAGCTGCCCCGGTTCACGCCGTGGGACCGCAGCCAGTTCCGTTTCATGCTGCGCATGATGCAAAATTTGCGTCGCAATGGCGACACTGTCTGAGGGGGCGCAGGTGGATGGCGGTCTGGACTGATCGTCCATCCGCCGTGTACCATGTCGCGATCTCTCCCGTTGCTTCCGCCATTGGCGGGGACGACGATCCAGCATTCATTTATCTAGGATTTCCATGTATCTCGAAGACATCAAAACCATCCTCACCGACGTGCTCAGCCTGGGCGATGCCGGCAAGGACCTGAACGAACAATCGGCCCTGCTGGGCAGCATCCCGGAGCTCGACTCGATGGCGGTGGTGAACCTGATGGCAGCGCTGGAAGAACATTTCGGCATCACCATCGACGACGATGAAATCAGCGCCAGCACCTTTGAAACCCTGGGCAGCCTGAACGCATTCGTGAAGCAAAAACTGGCCTGATGACCGCGCATCCCAAGCCGCCCGGCGCCGAGCCCTTCTTTCTCCAGACGGACTTGGGACAACGTTTCTGCCTGTTCCACCCGCCCGCCGGGCCGCACTGCCACGGCGCCGTCCTGTACGTGCATCCTTTCGGCGACGAAATGAACAAGGCGCGCCGCATGGCTGCCCTGCAAGCGCGCGCGCTGGCGGCGCAGGGCTACGGCGTGCTCCAGCTCGACCTGTACGGTTGCGGCGACAGCAGCGGCGAATTTGCCGAAGCCCGCTGGGACATCTGGAAAGACGACCTGGCCGCCGGTTGCGCCTGGCTCTCGGCCCGCCTGTCCGCGCCGCTGAGCCTGTGGGGCCTGCGCCTGGGCGCCTTGCTGGCGCTGGACTATGCCCATGACAATGCCCAACATGCGCGCCACCCGCTGGCGCAACTGGTGCTGTGGCAACCGGTGCAAAACGGCGCCACTTTCCTGACCCAGTTCCTGCGCCTGCTGACCGCCAACGCCATGCTGGCCGAAGGCGGCGACACCAAAAAATCCGATAAAAGCACGGGCACGGCCGCCTTGCGCGCCACCTTGCTTGGCGGCGAGATGCTCGAAGTGGCAGGCTACGACATCGCTCCGGCCCTTGCTGTCGCCATCGACAGCAAGGACGCGGCCAGGCTCGCGCCATTGACCTGCCCGGTGCACTGGATGGAAACCTCGGCCGCGGCCGAGCGCCCGCTCACACCCGCCGTGCTGCGCCTGGCCGAGGCCTGGCGCGCGGCCGGCGTGGACCTGCACTTGCAGCAAGTGAGCTGCACGCCGTTCTGGTCGACCCAGGAAATCGCTGAGTCGCCCGAACTGCTGGCGGCCACCTCGGCCCTGTTTCAAGGAGCGCCGCATGGACTATCGTGAAGACGTGCTCCGCTTCGACTGCGGGGGCGATGCGCTGTTCGGCATCGTCAGCGTGCCCGCGCAGCCGGCCAGGCGCGCCGTGCTGATCGTGGTCGGCGGCCCGCAGTACCGGGTCGGCAGCCACCGCCAGTTCACCACGCTCGCGCGCGGGCTGGCGGCGCAGGGCATCGCTTCCTTGCGCTTCGACTATCGCGGCATGGGCGACAGCCACGGCGCCATGCGTGATTTCGAAGTGGTCGGCGACGACCTGCGCGCCGCCGTCGACAACCTGCTCAAAGCCCTGCCCGGTGTTGAAGAAGTGGTCATCTGGGGCTTGTGCGACGGCGCCTCGGCCGCGATGTTCTACGCCGCCGGCGATCCGCGCGTGACCGGGCTGGTGCTGCTCAACCCGTGGGTGCGCACCAGCGGTGGGCATGCCAAGGCCACCATCAAGCACTATTACCGCGCCCGATTGTTTGACCCGGAACTGTGGAAAAAGATCCTGCGCGGCCAATTCAATGTGGCCGCCGCGGCCGGCTCGTTCCTGCGCATCGCGGGCGCCGCGTTCGGCAAGGGCAAGGGTGGCGCTGCCGGCGCCGCCGCTGCCGCGCCGGTAGCGCTGCCCGACCGCATGCAGGCCGCCCTGGCGCGCTTTCGCGGCAAGGTACTATTGATCATCAGCGGCGCCGACCTGACCGCGCAGGAATTTCTCGACACCGCCGCCGGCTCGGACAAGTGGCAAGCCTTGCTGGCCGCGCCGCAGGTATCGCGCCAAACCTTGCCCGAGGCCGACCACACGTTTTCGCGCCGAATATGGAAAGACCAGGTGGTGAACTGGACCGGCGACTGGCTGCGCTCGTGGTAAGCGCGCGCGGCCGCATTCATGCCAGATAAAGGATATCGATGAAACTCTTGCCTTACCTGTTGGCCGGCACCGTGCTGCTGACCTCGACCAGCGCCCAGGCGCTCAATTATTGCGGCGAACTGAAGAATCACTACGGCCCGCTCGACTACCGCAAGCGCGGCCAGGTCAACCTGGAGATCGTCGAGGGCGCCCACTTCACGCCCGAGGTCGAGGCCGGCATCAAGGGCAATACCAGCTATCTCGGCGGCGACATCGACTACACCCTGCGCGCCATTCCCAACCATGTGCGCGCCCTGGCCACCCTGGCCATGGTCAGCCTGCGCGACAAGCAAGTGAAAGTGCCCGCAACCAAGTGGCCGGTGGAATGCTATTTCAACCGCGCGATCCGCTTCGCGCCCGATGACGCCGCCGTGCGCGCCACCTATGGCAATTATCTGCTGGCGCTCGGCAAGACCAACGAAGCCGTCACCATGTTCACCAGCGCGGTCGAATTGCAGCCCGAAGACCCGACCATCAATTACAACACCGGGCTCGCCTATCTCAGGAAAAAAGAGTACGACAAGGCCAGGCTGTACGCCAAAAAGGCGTATGAACTGGGCTTTCCTTTGCCGGGGCTCAAGAACAAGCTGGTCGAGGCCGGCAAGTGGGAGGAGCCCGCGCAATGACGCGCCCGCTGCCCGGGCGCCAGCGCCGCGGCCAGGACTGAGGCGCACCCGATGCGCCGCCTGGTCCTGGTGTTTGTCGTCCTGATCGTCTACGGCAGCCTGTATCCGTTTACCGGATGGAGCGCGCCGGGCGCACCCCTGTTCGGCTTTTTGTTTGGTGGCCACCTGCGCGTGGAAAAGGCCGACCTGGTCCAGAACGTGCTGGCCTATATGCCATTCGGCCTGTTCATGGTGGCCTGGCTGATGCGCAGCACGCGTTTCGGCGTGGCGCTGGTGACGGCGGCCGTGGCCGGTGGCGCGCTGAGCCTGTCAATGGAATCGATCCAGCAATTCCTGCCCAGCCGGGACGCCTCGCGCATCGACCTGGTCTTGAACATTGCCGGCAGCGTGGCGGGCGGCATGCTCGCGTCACTGCTGCATGGCCACACCCTGGCCGGGCCGCGCCTGGTGGCCCTGCGCGCGCATTGGCTGCGCAGCGGCACCCTGCCCAACCTGGGGCTGGCGGCGCTGGCGCTGTGGGCCTTGTCGCAAACCAGTCCGCTGGTGCCGACCTTCGACATGGAGCAGCTGCGCCACGGGCTGGCGCTGCTGTACCGCTCGCTGCAACAGCCGCAGGTGATGGACATGGCGCAGATGCTGACCTACGCCTGCTACCTGGCCGGCCTGGGTCTGCTGGCGCGTACCGTCACGCGCGACGACAAGCCGGCCTTGCTGCTGTTCGGTTCGCTGGTTGCCTGCGTGCTGGTGCTCAAGATCATCGTCGACGGGCGCCAGCTGTCGCTCGAAGCGGTCGCCGGGGCGTTTGCCGCGTGGATGTTCTTGCTCGCCGCCAGCCGGCTGCGCCAGGCGGCGTGGATCGGCATGGTGCTGATCGGCGCCGGTTTCGTCATCAGCGAGCTGGCGCCGGGAACGGACGGCATGCGCTATGGCTTTAACTGGATTCCGCTGGTGGGGCAAATGCGTTCGCTGTCGGGCTTGCAGAATATCCTGGAGATTTTCTGGCCGTTTTTCGCGATTGCCTGTTTTGCGCGCTTGCTTACCCCGATCGGGCACCGCCAGCCGGTGGTGGTGATCGGCACGGTGGGCATTGCGGCAGCGGTGTTCTGGCTCGAATGGGAGCAGCAAGCATTGCCGGGGCGGTTTGGCGATATCACCCAAGTGCTGCTGGCGTGCGCCGGATGGGTGATTCCGTGGACCTTCGCGGGGCCGGATTTTACGTCGAAGGCGGATGAAAAAAAGCCGGCGGTACGGGTAGGATAGTCGTCGGTGTCAGCGCAATCCCGTTGCGCTGCTCACGTCCTTTTAAAGCATTCAGATATGACATTTTCAACGGTATTTTTCTGCTTGCTGGCGGCAAGACTCGTGTCCGACATGCTCGGCATGCTTAGCGAGCATCCCGTTTTCGATATCGTCTCGGGAACGATCATTCTGCTCGCCGGCGCTATCTTGCTGGCCATGGACGTGCGCGACCCCTTCGGCTACGTCGCCTTGGTGATGGCTGGATACTGCATGGTCCGCGGCGCAACGGGATTGTCGAGGCGGCGCGACAATGCGAAGCTTGCCGACGCGCCTAAAGCCTGCCCGCCTGAACGCCAGAGCAACTAGGCGCTCGCCGCCGCCGACTTGATCGCATGCCGGCCCATCAGGTCGTACAAGGTCGGGCGGCTGATCCCCAGCAACTCCGCCGCGCGCACGATATTCCCGTCGACCCGCGCCAGCGCCTTGACGATGGCCGCATACTCGGCCTCGTCGCGCACCTGGCGCAGGTTGATCGGCTGCTCGGGTTCCGCCGAGGCCGACAATCCCAGATCCTCGGCCGTGATCTGCGGCCCGTCGGCCATGATGATCGCGCGCTTGATGCAGTTTTCCATCTCGCGCACATTGCCCGGCCACGGGTAGCTTTCGATCACGCCGATGGCTTCCTGGCTGAAATGCAAGGTCGGCCGCGATTCCTGGGCGCAGAACTTGTTCTTGAAATGGTGGGCCAGCAAGGCCGCGTCGCCGATCCGGTCGCGCAGCGGCGGAATGGTGACCACGATTTCCGACAGGCGGTAATACAAATCCTCGCGGAAACGCCCGCTGGCCGACAAGGCTTTCAGGTTCTGGTGGGTCGCGCACACGATGCGCACGTCGACCGCGATTTCCTCATGCCCGCCCACGCGCTCGATCACGCGCTCCTGCAAGAAGCGCAGCAATTTGGCTTGCAGCGACATCGGCAAGTCGCCCACCTCGTCGAGAAAGAAGGTGCCGCCGTGCGCCAGTTCGACCTTGCCCTTGGTCTGCTTGACCGCACCGGTGAACGCGCCTTTTTCGTAGCCGAACAGCTCGCTCTCTAACAGGTTCTCGGGAATCGCCGCGCAGTTGATCGCCATGAAGCGCTGGTTGGCGCGCGGACTCAACTGGTGCAGCGCGCGCGCCAGCACTTCCTTGCCGGTGCCGCTTTCGCCCAGCACCATCACCGACGCCGAGGTCGGCGCCACTTTTTCGATATTGCGGCACACGCGCTGCATGCCGGCGTCGCGGCTGATCACGCCGCTCAGCGGCGAATCGACCTGTGACTGGCGCATGCGGCGATTTTCCTGCTGCAGCGCGTGCAGATAGAAGGCGCGCTGCACCACCAGTCCCAGCATTTCGGGATCGAACGGCTTCTGGTGGAAGTCGTAGGCGCCCAAGCCGATCGCTTCGACCGCATGCGCATGGTTCTGGTTCCCGG
Protein-coding regions in this window:
- a CDS encoding polysaccharide deacetylase family protein, producing MTLFTMKEHAMPLQRTDRFDSGPAGPAWAGMASHAMRHLGFLGSARQRLSILIFHRVLAQQDTIFPDEVDARRFDAQLTQLKQCFNLISLADGVRGLKAGKLPPRAACITFDDGYADNAQIALPILQRHGVHATFFIASGFLDGGRMWNDTVIELIRRAPERIDLRPAGQGEFVLDTVARRQAAISTLLGALKYLPLDERLLKVAALCALVPVALPDDLMMTSEQVRMMHRAGMEIGAHTVNHPIVARMDAAGARQEIADGKAALEAIIGAPVRLFAYPNGKPGQDYLAEHVAIVKELGFEAAVSTSWGAARPGGDLFQLPRFTPWDRSQFRFMLRMMQNLRRNGDTV
- a CDS encoding acyl carrier protein; its protein translation is MYLEDIKTILTDVLSLGDAGKDLNEQSALLGSIPELDSMAVVNLMAALEEHFGITIDDDEISASTFETLGSLNAFVKQKLA
- a CDS encoding hydrolase 2, exosortase A system-associated → MTAHPKPPGAEPFFLQTDLGQRFCLFHPPAGPHCHGAVLYVHPFGDEMNKARRMAALQARALAAQGYGVLQLDLYGCGDSSGEFAEARWDIWKDDLAAGCAWLSARLSAPLSLWGLRLGALLALDYAHDNAQHARHPLAQLVLWQPVQNGATFLTQFLRLLTANAMLAEGGDTKKSDKSTGTAALRATLLGGEMLEVAGYDIAPALAVAIDSKDAARLAPLTCPVHWMETSAAAERPLTPAVLRLAEAWRAAGVDLHLQQVSCTPFWSTQEIAESPELLAATSALFQGAPHGLS
- a CDS encoding hydrolase 1, exosortase A system-associated; this translates as MDYREDVLRFDCGGDALFGIVSVPAQPARRAVLIVVGGPQYRVGSHRQFTTLARGLAAQGIASLRFDYRGMGDSHGAMRDFEVVGDDLRAAVDNLLKALPGVEEVVIWGLCDGASAAMFYAAGDPRVTGLVLLNPWVRTSGGHAKATIKHYYRARLFDPELWKKILRGQFNVAAAAGSFLRIAGAAFGKGKGGAAGAAAAAPVALPDRMQAALARFRGKVLLIISGADLTAQEFLDTAAGSDKWQALLAAPQVSRQTLPEADHTFSRRIWKDQVVNWTGDWLRSW
- a CDS encoding tetratricopeptide repeat protein, with amino-acid sequence MKLLPYLLAGTVLLTSTSAQALNYCGELKNHYGPLDYRKRGQVNLEIVEGAHFTPEVEAGIKGNTSYLGGDIDYTLRAIPNHVRALATLAMVSLRDKQVKVPATKWPVECYFNRAIRFAPDDAAVRATYGNYLLALGKTNEAVTMFTSAVELQPEDPTINYNTGLAYLRKKEYDKARLYAKKAYELGFPLPGLKNKLVEAGKWEEPAQ
- a CDS encoding VanZ family protein, translating into MRRLVLVFVVLIVYGSLYPFTGWSAPGAPLFGFLFGGHLRVEKADLVQNVLAYMPFGLFMVAWLMRSTRFGVALVTAAVAGGALSLSMESIQQFLPSRDASRIDLVLNIAGSVAGGMLASLLHGHTLAGPRLVALRAHWLRSGTLPNLGLAALALWALSQTSPLVPTFDMEQLRHGLALLYRSLQQPQVMDMAQMLTYACYLAGLGLLARTVTRDDKPALLLFGSLVACVLVLKIIVDGRQLSLEAVAGAFAAWMFLLAASRLRQAAWIGMVLIGAGFVISELAPGTDGMRYGFNWIPLVGQMRSLSGLQNILEIFWPFFAIACFARLLTPIGHRQPVVVIGTVGIAAAVFWLEWEQQALPGRFGDITQVLLACAGWVIPWTFAGPDFTSKADEKKPAVRVG
- the prsR gene encoding PEP-CTERM-box response regulator transcription factor, with the protein product MKMLIIEDDPGLQKQLRWCFDAYEVVVAGDRDAALAQVRRHEPAVVTMDLGLPPDPDGATEGLATLRQILALAPDTKVIVLTGNQNHAHAVEAIGLGAYDFHQKPFDPEMLGLVVQRAFYLHALQQENRRMRQSQVDSPLSGVISRDAGMQRVCRNIEKVAPTSASVMVLGESGTGKEVLARALHQLSPRANQRFMAINCAAIPENLLESELFGYEKGAFTGAVKQTKGKVELAHGGTFFLDEVGDLPMSLQAKLLRFLQERVIERVGGHEEIAVDVRIVCATHQNLKALSASGRFREDLYYRLSEIVVTIPPLRDRIGDAALLAHHFKNKFCAQESRPTLHFSQEAIGVIESYPWPGNVREMENCIKRAIIMADGPQITAEDLGLSASAEPEQPINLRQVRDEAEYAAIVKALARVDGNIVRAAELLGISRPTLYDLMGRHAIKSAAASA